The following are encoded in a window of Cyprinus carpio isolate SPL01 chromosome A13, ASM1834038v1, whole genome shotgun sequence genomic DNA:
- the lbh gene encoding protein LBH isoform X1 — translation MKGFLYVVVLRKQLPCRAVMTDVMISAAPMDDMRLSPSKERLTFQIFPDPSDFERCCKLKDRLPSIVVEPTEGEVESGELRWPPEEFLVSEEEEECDGNLQNGQMQNSQH, via the exons ATGAAGGGCTTCCTGTATGTTGTTGTGCTCAGAAAGCAGTTACCGTG CAGAGCCGTGATGACCGACGTGATGATCAGCGCCGCACCGATGGACGACATGAGGCTCAGTCCCAGCAAAGAACGCCTGACCTTCCAG ATCTTTCCGGATCCCTCAGACTTCGAGCGCTGCTGTAAGCTGAAGGATCGTCTGCCGTCTATCGtggtggagccgacggagggCGAGGTGGAGAGCGGGGAGCTGCGCTGGCCTCCCGAGGAGTTCCTGGTCAGCGAGGAGGAGGAAGAGTGTGACGGAAACCTGCAGAACGGACAGATGCAGAACTCTCAGCACTAG
- the lbh gene encoding protein LBH isoform X2 — MTDVMISAAPMDDMRLSPSKERLTFQIFPDPSDFERCCKLKDRLPSIVVEPTEGEVESGELRWPPEEFLVSEEEEECDGNLQNGQMQNSQH; from the exons ATGACCGACGTGATGATCAGCGCCGCACCGATGGACGACATGAGGCTCAGTCCCAGCAAAGAACGCCTGACCTTCCAG ATCTTTCCGGATCCCTCAGACTTCGAGCGCTGCTGTAAGCTGAAGGATCGTCTGCCGTCTATCGtggtggagccgacggagggCGAGGTGGAGAGCGGGGAGCTGCGCTGGCCTCCCGAGGAGTTCCTGGTCAGCGAGGAGGAGGAAGAGTGTGACGGAAACCTGCAGAACGGACAGATGCAGAACTCTCAGCACTAG